A genomic stretch from Niallia sp. XMNu-256 includes:
- a CDS encoding helix-turn-helix domain-containing protein — MITNNYLEIDDQLILPYHLLKIAIFEETKCLYEEYPNILNKWYKEAYQMTETEVKNQYPPNDMSPSFKALYYFFTEGLYFQNHITKYMVKDAVLRYSENIKANISSFLYNEFPQEINLSLNEKTIDQTIEQDYLYTSMDNDYHMIRNIVAKRKEFKERGAGQLAADLIDNRGNFRGMAELRPNQTTNILLKQDQEDLWLKLVDSAYNSLDEWTADLFDLITYLWLVSPKNNEGYIEFHSNDALRLRAQDSEEHMGSKGLIIRERDRFNIMKRVVALSSMWVSLSEGKVITHEDKQYDFQDFKRMFDIGAIRVAYDKNTGEAQGIYALQIKPTDILTPLINASSQMIGLLHIKVFQYSHQTQKEHKRLLRYIDRQWKMRIRHKSKLTQPFKISTLLKEMDISIRYNWSDKKDKLENVLDDFIADEVIKAWEYKESFDESVVGKKGWYKDWINYSIIIYPTDSLLEGYKNSVDLSTQAILDQTLLEKIQHKSVGDTLFRTEKALLPNSLRSTIVESAATVETQILGKSQNKRTEKLDKELSTHQVEQQAFNLDEIEEIKLSPESMNDMIKHLDMSIRRAAEEIGVAHTTLSRYLRKENKRQNNKNDVKMLNWLKEKALTRL, encoded by the coding sequence TTGATTACAAACAACTATTTAGAAATTGATGATCAATTAATTTTGCCATATCACTTATTAAAGATAGCTATATTTGAGGAAACTAAATGTCTTTATGAGGAATATCCAAATATTTTAAACAAATGGTACAAAGAAGCCTATCAAATGACAGAGACTGAAGTTAAGAATCAATATCCTCCAAACGATATGAGTCCTAGTTTCAAGGCATTATATTACTTCTTTACTGAAGGTTTATATTTTCAAAATCATATTACTAAATATATGGTTAAAGACGCAGTTCTAAGATATTCAGAAAATATTAAAGCGAACATATCAAGCTTTTTATACAATGAGTTTCCTCAAGAGATAAATCTGAGTTTGAATGAAAAAACGATTGATCAAACCATAGAACAGGACTACTTATATACCAGCATGGACAATGACTACCATATGATTCGGAATATCGTAGCGAAAAGGAAAGAATTTAAAGAAAGAGGTGCGGGGCAATTGGCTGCTGATTTAATTGACAACAGAGGCAACTTTAGAGGAATGGCCGAACTCCGTCCCAATCAAACAACAAATATATTACTCAAGCAGGATCAAGAGGACCTTTGGCTGAAGTTGGTTGATTCGGCTTATAATTCATTAGATGAATGGACAGCTGATTTATTCGATTTAATCACCTATTTATGGCTGGTTTCTCCTAAAAATAACGAGGGATATATTGAATTTCATAGCAATGACGCTTTACGGTTAAGAGCACAAGACTCTGAAGAACATATGGGTTCCAAAGGGTTAATAATTAGGGAACGCGATCGTTTTAATATCATGAAAAGGGTTGTCGCTTTATCAAGCATGTGGGTGTCTTTAAGTGAAGGGAAAGTGATTACTCATGAAGATAAACAATATGACTTTCAAGATTTCAAGCGAATGTTTGATATCGGGGCCATACGTGTAGCCTATGATAAAAATACTGGAGAAGCACAAGGGATATATGCATTACAAATTAAACCAACAGACATTCTTACCCCTTTAATCAATGCTTCCAGTCAAATGATCGGATTGTTACATATTAAGGTTTTTCAATACAGCCATCAAACACAAAAAGAACATAAACGTCTATTACGTTATATTGACCGTCAGTGGAAAATGAGAATAAGGCACAAGTCAAAATTGACTCAGCCATTTAAAATCTCTACGTTATTAAAAGAAATGGATATATCCATAAGGTATAACTGGAGTGACAAAAAGGATAAATTAGAAAATGTCTTAGATGATTTTATAGCTGATGAAGTAATAAAGGCTTGGGAATACAAAGAATCCTTTGATGAGTCTGTTGTAGGAAAAAAGGGTTGGTATAAGGACTGGATTAACTATAGTATTATTATTTATCCAACAGATAGCTTACTTGAAGGATACAAAAATAGTGTAGATCTCTCTACCCAAGCGATACTTGATCAAACACTTTTAGAAAAAATACAGCATAAAAGTGTTGGGGATACTTTATTCAGAACGGAAAAAGCATTATTACCTAATAGCTTAAGGTCTACAATAGTCGAATCAGCTGCCACTGTAGAGACACAGATTTTAGGAAAAAGTCAAAATAAACGTACTGAAAAACTAGATAAAGAATTAAGCACTCATCAAGTTGAGCAGCAGGCTTTTAATCTGGATGAAATAGAGGAAATTAAACTTTCCCCAGAATCGATGAATGACATGATTAAGCATTTAGATATGAGTATCAGACGAGCAGCTGAAGAAATTGGCGTTGCTCATACCACCCTCTCCCGTTACTTAAGGAAAGAAAATAAACGCCAGAACAATAAGAATGACGTAAAAATGCTTAATTGGCTAAAAGAAAAAGCCTTAACAAGGTTGTAA
- a CDS encoding ribbon-helix-helix domain-containing protein codes for MSDLKTRTRIGNTLDTYLLKKLKELSNDTRIPMSRLLDEAVQDLIKKHNPTPPSSH; via the coding sequence ATGAGCGATTTAAAAACTAGAACAAGAATCGGAAACACCCTGGATACATATTTACTAAAAAAACTAAAAGAACTTTCTAATGATACACGTATCCCTATGTCTCGTTTGCTAGATGAAGCTGTCCAAGATTTAATCAAAAAACATAACCCTACACCCCCTTCTAGCCACTAA